GATGCCGAACGAAACGAAGACAGTCAGGCTCACGCTCGAACCTGTTCAGAGAACGGGCACAGTCAGTATAAACAGCACACCATCCAGTGCGCTGGTGTACATAAACGGTTATCTGAAAGGTGTCACACCGTTGAGGATCGACCTTGACTACGGAACGTACCAGCTCGTGGTGCTCAAGGGTGGTTACTACGCGGAAGTGCTCACACTGGTTGTGGACAGAAGGAATGTGAGCGTGAGCGTGACTCTAAGACCTATCCAGTGATTGAGGGGGGCGAAAGCCCCCTTCAATCTTGTCTCACGTCGATGATCGAAACGTTCGGAATGCCTTCCAGGAGTTTTCGCTCAAAGCTTTCTCTGTCCAGAGACGGTTTCACCTTTATCACCACGTTGTACTCTTCCTCCGATTTTTCGTAAGTGCTCACGGCGATGATGTCTCCACCGCACTGGGACATCAAATTCAAAATCCTTGCAAGAATCCCAGGAACGTTTCTCACCTTGAAGACGTACCTGTAACCTTTCTCCCGCGCACCGAGCATGTTGATGAACACTTTGAATATGTCGGTTTCGGTTATTATTCCGACCAGCTTTTCTTCTTCCATCACTAGAAGAGAACCGATCTTTTTGTCCGTCATGATCTTCGCTGCTTCTTCTATGGGCGTGTTTGGATGAACGTGTACAACGTCCTTCTTCATGATCTGCTTCACGGTGAGTTTACCCAGCAACGTGGTCAGTTCCCACACATCCAGAGTGGTGGCCTGCGAAGGTGAAGCCTTCAGCAAATCCTTCTCTGCAACGATTCCAACGACCCTATCGTTCTTGACAACCGGCAACCTTCTGATACCTCTGCTTCTGATGATCTCCATCGCTTCCTGAAACGTCGTTTCTGGAGAGATCGTGATCACGTTCGTCGTCATTATATCCTTGACGAACATGCTTTAGACCCCCTTTCCTCACTTCGAAGCCCTCGAAAGATCCCCTTCGATCTTCTTTTCAGAGTGTACACCATGAACCTGAGAGTGCAATTTTACAATACAAAAAAGGACCCCGAAGAGGGGTCCTTCATGCC
Above is a window of Thermotoga sp. Ku-13t DNA encoding:
- a CDS encoding CBS domain-containing protein, yielding MFVKDIMTTNVITISPETTFQEAMEIIRSRGIRRLPVVKNDRVVGIVAEKDLLKASPSQATTLDVWELTTLLGKLTVKQIMKKDVVHVHPNTPIEEAAKIMTDKKIGSLLVMEEEKLVGIITETDIFKVFINMLGAREKGYRYVFKVRNVPGILARILNLMSQCGGDIIAVSTYEKSEEEYNVVIKVKPSLDRESFERKLLEGIPNVSIIDVRQD